The genomic interval CGAACTCTGACCCGTCACCTAGAAAAAGAGAGTATTACTTGGCGCCAAATTGTGAGAGAAGTGAGGTTAAATAAAGCCCAGCTACTGCTCTCTGCTTCGGATAAGTCAATCCAAGTGATTGCAGCGGAAGTGGGCTTTTCTAGTGTTAGTGCGTTTAGTCGAGCTTTCGTCAAGCACATTGGTATGTCGCCCAGTTTGTATCGGCGTTTGCCTGCAGATAAGGCCCAGTAGCCCCTCCTGAATAACGGTCTATAATGATTCAATGAGTCAGTTTCATGAATCTATACTCAATCGCTTAAGCAAATCCCCTGTGATCGATGAGGGTGATTTAGACGCCGCTGCGCGCTTGATTCTAGAAGCGGCCATGGAAGGATTAGGCATTAATCGAAGCGGCATTTGGTTATATGACAGCGACGTACAAGATCATATTCGATGTCACTTATTAATGGACAGCGATATGGCCGCGCCACAAGAAAGCTTAGTCTTGGCGCGAGAAGACTTCCCAAGTTACTTTAAGGCATTAGATGAAGACCGAGTGATTGCCGCGAACGATGCTGTGAATGCTCCCGAGACTAAGGAGTTCGCGAAAGGCTATCTTGATTTACTGGGTATAAGCTCAATGCTAGATACTCCTATCCGTCACAATGGCGTTACTGTGGGGATCATTTGCAATGAGCATCGCGGAAAGCCTCGCCAATGGCGGCCGGATGAAATTATTTTCTCTGGCGTTTTATCGGATTTGTTTGGCCGCGTATTGAACGCTCGTCAGCGCTTGGATTACGAACAACAACTCAAGTCCATAAACCAAAATCTTGAAGAAAAGGTTGCGGAGCGAACGCGATTTTTGGATGAAGCACTAGCACAACAGAAGCAATTACAACAGCAGTTAGTAGAAAGCGAAAAATTGGCAGCTCTGGGTGGTATGGTCAGTGGTGTTGCCCATGAGGTGAATACGCCTTTGGGGGTGGCGCTCACAGCAACGACACATTTAAATGATCAATTGAAAAAACTGCAGCAAGATTTTTCAGCGGGTGCGATTACCAAGACACAGCTGCAAAGCTTTATTGAGTCAGCAACGGAAGCCGTCGATCTAAGCCACTCCAATTTAAACAAGGCAGCAACGTTAATTAGTAACTTTAAACGAACAAGTGCGGATCAAAATCACTTTGAAAAAGAACGTATTCATGTATCTGACTATGTTCGACAAGTGGTATCCACACTGACTCCGCTTACCAAACAAATACCAGCAGAGGTTATCGTAATAGGTGGCGACTTTATCGTGAATACTTATCCAGGGGCCATTGCACAGGTGATTACTAACTTCGTTAGTAATGCTTGTATACATGCTTTTGTTGACGGATACCAAGATCAAGCCAAAATCCAAATTGATATTCAGCAAAGTAAATCAGGCGATGTTACTGTGAGCGTAAAAGATAATGGTATTGGTATGGATGAAGCCACTTGCCAAAAAATATTCAACCCATTTTTTACTACCCGACGCGGAGAAGGCGGTACTGGTCTAGGACTATCCATTATCCATACATTGCTGACCCAAAATTTAAATGGCTCGATTGATGTTGAAAGTGAGCTAGGTAAAGGAACCCAGTTCAAGATTTTTTTTCGTCAATGAGTCAACCATTGCCATGCTTGCCCTAAATACTCATAGATCGCTCTTTCCGCTTTCAACAAACCGGCAGAATCAAATCGCCAATCTGTAGATTCGGTATGCTTGGCGATGAAAAAAGTCGGTGCTGGTTGTATATCAGGAAAGTAGCTTTGGAAAAATATGATAGCCCTTGGCATATGACTGGCACTGGTGACCAAGACGATATTCAGATCTTTATGATTGTTTAATGCATTTGCTACGGCATTGGCTTCTTCTACGGTATCTTTGGGTTCTTCAAGTGCGATAATACGTGACTCGTCTATTCCCATGGCGATGGCGACTTCTTTATAGACCTGTGCACTGCTTTTACTATTGCCACTAGCGTAACCAGTTACAATCAATTTGCCATTGGGATTAGCATTCAGTATTCGCAATCCTTCCATGAGTCGTGCCGTGGCGGAGCTGGAAAGGTGACTGGTAAGCGGAACAGAAGGATCACTTTCTACTTTGTTGCCTAAAACAATGACATAATCCACCGGCTGCTTGATATCAAAACCAGAATAAGTTTGTTCAATATTGCGCAGTAGTGGGGTGGTAACAGGATGCCAAGAAAATAAAAGCAAGCTCAGCAGTGCTAAAGATAATAAGGCGCGAGCGGTTTTAATGGGCTTATTAAGATTATTCTGGCGCCAAAGTAAAACAGTGGCCACGCTCAACATGACCACCACAAGGCTTAATGGCATTAACCAAAAGCCTATGAATTTCTTTAGATAAAATAGAAATTCCATTCTATTTGATGTGCCTCACTTCTGCACTGCCTACACCGCGAGGGTCAGCGGCTGCAGTAATCTTATTGTTCTTTTTATCCCAAAGAATGGCTTGCATGTTGCCATATTGTCGCTGAATTTCTTTAAGCTCATGGCCTTTCATTTTTAGACTCGCTATTTCCACTAGAGTTAAGCTGTCTTTTTCGTATTGGATGACATCGGGTAAATATTGATGATGAAAGCGGGGGCGT from Bermanella marisrubri carries:
- a CDS encoding sensor histidine kinase; its protein translation is MSQFHESILNRLSKSPVIDEGDLDAAARLILEAAMEGLGINRSGIWLYDSDVQDHIRCHLLMDSDMAAPQESLVLAREDFPSYFKALDEDRVIAANDAVNAPETKEFAKGYLDLLGISSMLDTPIRHNGVTVGIICNEHRGKPRQWRPDEIIFSGVLSDLFGRVLNARQRLDYEQQLKSINQNLEEKVAERTRFLDEALAQQKQLQQQLVESEKLAALGGMVSGVAHEVNTPLGVALTATTHLNDQLKKLQQDFSAGAITKTQLQSFIESATEAVDLSHSNLNKAATLISNFKRTSADQNHFEKERIHVSDYVRQVVSTLTPLTKQIPAEVIVIGGDFIVNTYPGAIAQVITNFVSNACIHAFVDGYQDQAKIQIDIQQSKSGDVTVSVKDNGIGMDEATCQKIFNPFFTTRRGEGGTGLGLSIIHTLLTQNLNGSIDVESELGKGTQFKIFFRQ
- a CDS encoding ElyC/SanA/YdcF family protein, yielding MEFLFYLKKFIGFWLMPLSLVVVMLSVATVLLWRQNNLNKPIKTARALLSLALLSLLLFSWHPVTTPLLRNIEQTYSGFDIKQPVDYVIVLGNKVESDPSVPLTSHLSSSATARLMEGLRILNANPNGKLIVTGYASGNSKSSAQVYKEVAIAMGIDESRIIALEEPKDTVEEANAVANALNNHKDLNIVLVTSASHMPRAIIFFQSYFPDIQPAPTFFIAKHTESTDWRFDSAGLLKAERAIYEYLGQAWQWLTH